The following are encoded together in the Hyalangium minutum genome:
- the hflX gene encoding GTPase HflX, whose amino-acid sequence MPKTLSARPLAVLVGVQLPDVSDAEHAADLAELARLVKTLGYDAVATVSQRREGLASGTVLGTGKLKELAQLTGGSGVIASGAQERTSKARERWESADAAHEEPGDEEAAPPAEDAPGEVAQRPTIVVVDHELSPSQLRNLEKATGAQVLDRTGVIVDIFHRHARSHEARMQVEIARLNYLAPRLRESTGGRERQQGRGSGDSAVELDRRKIRDRLAELREGLAAIQKDQDQRRYARRDQLRVALVGYTNAGKSSLMRALTGSEVLVADQLFATLDTTVRALQPESRPRVLVSDTVGFIQKLPHDLVASFRSTLDEALEASLLLYVVDASDPTWNTQLEVTRTVLREIGADAVPSQLLFNKVDRLDAAAQEALRSRHPEAMLLSAHRPEDVGLLRERILSAFAASMVDADLVIPYASQSRISEVYEHTTVLSESFDESGRKLRVRGLPGAIARLTQSFGA is encoded by the coding sequence TGCTGTCCTCGTCGGCGTGCAACTCCCCGACGTCTCGGACGCGGAGCACGCCGCAGACCTCGCGGAACTCGCCCGGCTGGTAAAGACCCTGGGCTACGACGCGGTGGCCACCGTGAGCCAGCGCCGCGAGGGGCTGGCTTCCGGGACGGTGCTGGGCACCGGCAAGCTCAAGGAGCTGGCGCAGCTCACCGGCGGCAGCGGCGTCATCGCATCCGGCGCGCAGGAGCGGACATCGAAGGCGCGCGAGCGCTGGGAGTCCGCGGACGCAGCACACGAGGAGCCCGGAGACGAGGAGGCCGCACCGCCCGCGGAGGACGCCCCAGGCGAGGTGGCGCAGCGCCCCACGATTGTAGTCGTGGACCACGAGCTCTCCCCGAGCCAGCTGCGCAACCTGGAGAAGGCCACCGGGGCGCAGGTGCTGGATCGCACAGGCGTCATCGTGGACATCTTCCACCGGCACGCGCGCAGCCACGAGGCGCGCATGCAGGTGGAGATCGCCCGGCTTAACTACCTCGCGCCCCGCCTGCGCGAGTCCACCGGAGGAAGGGAGCGGCAGCAGGGCCGCGGCTCCGGGGACTCCGCCGTGGAGCTCGACCGCCGAAAGATTCGCGACCGCCTCGCCGAGCTGCGCGAGGGGCTCGCCGCCATCCAGAAGGACCAGGACCAGCGCCGCTACGCGCGCCGCGACCAGCTGCGCGTGGCGCTGGTCGGCTACACCAACGCAGGCAAGTCCTCGCTGATGCGCGCCCTGACCGGCAGTGAGGTGCTGGTGGCCGACCAGCTCTTCGCCACCCTCGACACCACGGTGCGGGCCCTGCAGCCAGAGAGCCGTCCGCGCGTGCTCGTCTCGGACACGGTGGGCTTCATCCAGAAGCTGCCGCATGATCTCGTCGCCTCCTTCCGCTCCACGCTCGACGAGGCGCTCGAGGCTTCGCTGCTGCTGTACGTGGTGGATGCGTCCGATCCCACCTGGAACACGCAGCTGGAGGTCACCCGCACGGTGCTGCGGGAGATCGGAGCGGACGCCGTCCCGAGCCAGCTGCTCTTCAACAAGGTGGACCGGCTGGATGCGGCGGCACAAGAGGCGCTGCGCTCGCGCCACCCGGAGGCGATGCTGCTCTCCGCGCACCGGCCAGAGGACGTGGGGCTCCTGCGCGAGCGCATCCTGAGCGCCTTCGCGGCCTCCATGGTCGATGCGGACCTGGTGATCCCCTACGCCTCCCAGTCGCGCATCAGCGAGGTGTACGAGCACACGACGGTGCTCTCCGAGTCCTTCGATGAGAGCGGGCGCAAGCTCCGCGTGCGCGGCCTGCCCGGAGCCATTGCGCGCCTCACGCAGTCCTTCGGAGCCTGA